The genomic DNA CCAGCTGTAGAAGCTGCGAAAGAAGCAGGTATAAATCACTTCGAATTCGGAGGAGGAGCAAGATTCCAATCTTTATTCTTCTACCTACAAGAAAACGCATTCGATATGATGGATAAATTCAGAGAGATTGTAGGACCAGAAGCAAATCTACAAACATTAGCAAGAGGTATAAATACTGTAATGCTAGATACAGGTTCAAGAGAACTAGTAGAAATGCACGCAAAAATGTTTGCAAAACATGGTGTAACAACAATTAGAAACTTTGATGCACTAAATGATGTTCAAAACCTTGAATATAGTGCAGAGTGTATTAAAAAATATGGACTAAACCATGAAGTAGTAGTAACACTAATGGACTTACCTCCAGGTTGCGAAGGTGCTCATGATGTTCCTTTCTATGAAAAAACATTAAGAAATATTCTTGATGCTGGTGTTCCTTTTGATTCTATTTGCTTTAAAGATGCAAGTGGAACATCTTCTCCCCAAAAAGTATTTGATACTATTAAAATGGCAAGAAAACTTGTAGGTGAAGATACTCATATAAGATTACATACTCATGAAACAGCAGGTGTATCTGTTGCTTGTTACTTAGCAGCATTAGATGCAGGTGCAGATGGTATTGACCTAGCAGCATCTCCTGTAAGTGGTGGAACATCTCAACCAGATATTCTAACTATGATGCACGCAGTTAAGGGGATGAATTATGACCTAGGTGGTTTAGAAATCTCTAAAGTATTAAAATACCAAGAGACTTTACAATCTTGTTTAAAAGATTACTTTATGCCACCAGAAGCTACTCAAGTTTCTCCTTTAATCCCATTCTCTCCAATGCCAGGTGGAGCTTTAACAGCTAATACTCAAATGATGAGAGATAATGGAACTTTAGATAAATTCCCAGAAGTAATTAAAGCAATGCAAGAAGTTGTAGAAAAAGGTGGATACGGAACATCTGTAACTCCTGTTTCACAATTTTATTGGCAACAAGCATACGCAAACGTAATGTTTGGACCATGGAAACAAATTGCTCCAGGTTATGGAAAAATGGTTCTTGGATATTTTGGTAAAACTCCTGTTGAACCAGACCAAGAGATTGTTAAATTAGCTTCTGAAAAATTAAAACTTGAACCAACTAGTGAAAACCCACTAGATATAGCTGATAGAGATGAAAAGAAAACTTTTAGCTATTGGGAAGGAAGATTAAAAGAAGAGAATATCGAAACAAGTGATGAAAATATTTTTATTGCAGCAGCTTGTGATGAAAAAGGTATTGCTTTCTTAAAAGGTGAAAGCCCATTAAATGTAAGAAAAGTTGAGGATTCAACTTGTGAAAATGATAAAGAATGTACTTTAGGAGAAGGAAATAGTATGAGTAACGCAACTGGAAACTATACAGTAGTAGTAGATGGACAAAAGTTTAATGTATCTATCGCAGAAGGTAATGCAGATATCCAAGTAACACCAGCAGCACAAAGTGAAGCACCTGCAGCAGCACCAACAAACGGTGCTGGAGCAGATGTAGAAGCAACAGTAGCTGGAAATGTATGGAAAATGAATATTAAAGTTGGAGATACAGTAAAACAAGGTGA from Arcobacter sp. F155 includes the following:
- a CDS encoding biotin/lipoyl-containing protein; this encodes MSKKYIDVMDTTFRDGFQSVFGGRVLMEDFFPAVEAAKEAGINHFEFGGGARFQSLFFYLQENAFDMMDKFREIVGPEANLQTLARGINTVMLDTGSRELVEMHAKMFAKHGVTTIRNFDALNDVQNLEYSAECIKKYGLNHEVVVTLMDLPPGCEGAHDVPFYEKTLRNILDAGVPFDSICFKDASGTSSPQKVFDTIKMARKLVGEDTHIRLHTHETAGVSVACYLAALDAGADGIDLAASPVSGGTSQPDILTMMHAVKGMNYDLGGLEISKVLKYQETLQSCLKDYFMPPEATQVSPLIPFSPMPGGALTANTQMMRDNGTLDKFPEVIKAMQEVVEKGGYGTSVTPVSQFYWQQAYANVMFGPWKQIAPGYGKMVLGYFGKTPVEPDQEIVKLASEKLKLEPTSENPLDIADRDEKKTFSYWEGRLKEENIETSDENIFIAAACDEKGIAFLKGESPLNVRKVEDSTCENDKECTLGEGNSMSNATGNYTVVVDGQKFNVSIAEGNADIQVTPAAQSEAPAAAPTNGAGADVEATVAGNVWKMNIKVGDTVKQGDIVAILEAMKMEIDVEAPCDGTVSAILANPGDAVEEGQAIATIS